From Dehalococcoidia bacterium:
AGGTCAGCATGGCTAAAGCATGGGTCAGTGATGCCTATCGTCGGGTGGTAGCACTGGGACAACAGATTCATGGCGGCATTGGCTTCACCCGGGATCACGACATGCAGTTGTATTTCCGTCGTGCCAAGGCGGGAGAGGTGATCTTTGGTGATGGTGATTACCATCGGGAAAAGTTGGTTCAATCGTTGGCCCTTTAGCGCAATGTTAAGGTTGATAAAGTACGGGTATCCCAGGGAGGATGACGTATCCTCTTATGTTATGGTTAGTTATTGAAAAATATCAAGTTAATCGAATTTAGAAAAGGAAGAGGAATCAACATGTCTTGGCAAGAAGAATATAAGAAAAAGACGATTACCGCCGAAGCAGCAGCAGCTCTGGTAAAGGACGGAGATTTCATCAGTATCCCGATGGGTAGAGAGCCCGTCACTTTCAACTATGCCCTGCAGGCAAGGGTAGGCGATGTTAGGGGCGTAAAAATTTGCCCTGCAATGCAGGCAAGAGACTTCGTCTGGTATGAACCCGGGGTCGAAGAATTTTTTATGATCGAGGCACCGTATGCGATGCCCACGATCCACAAGCTGTTTGAGTTGGGAATAGCAGATTTTCTGATCCCGGATGTCCTGATGCGTCGGGATTTCAATATTGATCAGATACAAGGATCCTTGGATATTCTCGTGGTGACCGTATCGCCGCCGGATAAGCACGGATATGTCTCCTTTGGCGGATCGGTTTGGTTCAAGCACAGCGAAATGGCGCTGGCAAAGATCGTTATCGCTGAGGTAAACCCAAATCAAATCAGGACTTACGGTCAGAACGCCGCTCACGTATCTGAGTTCGATTATTTTGTTGAACATATCGATTTAGGCACTCCTCCGCAAACCAGAGACATGACCGGCAGAATGATCGGCGGTCCAGGCGAAGCGGAGAAGAAGATTGCCGAATATGTTCACAGCTTAACACGGGATGGCGATTGTATAATGGTCGGCATCGGCGGATCGACAGAGTTCCTCTTCGATCTGGGTGCATATAAAGGCAGATCCGATCTTGGCATTCACACCGAGATCATATCCCCCGGTCTGATTAAAGGGGTAAAGTCAGGCCA
This genomic window contains:
- a CDS encoding acetyl-CoA hydrolase/transferase C-terminal domain-containing protein, which produces MSWQEEYKKKTITAEAAAALVKDGDFISIPMGREPVTFNYALQARVGDVRGVKICPAMQARDFVWYEPGVEEFFMIEAPYAMPTIHKLFELGIADFLIPDVLMRRDFNIDQIQGSLDILVVTVSPPDKHGYVSFGGSVWFKHSEMALAKIVIAEVNPNQIRTYGQNAAHVSEFDYFVEHIDLGTPPQTRDMTGRMIGGPGEAEKKIAEYVHSLTRDGDCIMVGIGGSTEFLFDLGAYKGRSDLGIHTEIISPGLIKGVKSGQITGARKKLHKGVAIGTAVGGGRAEYDFVDMNPQFELYPAEYCLDPRIIAEHENMTVFASCFAIDFTGQGITDGIGYTMKAGTGGQASFAIGAGLAKGGRYVLAFNSTTSDGRSKIVAAFEPGSVVSIPRWLTDIVVTENGIARVKGKSQRYRADAFIALAHPDHRAELTKKARAAFWPKN